The Pseudomonas sp. MH9.2 genomic interval TTGATCGGTGCGTTTATCGCCACCCTGGGCCTGGCTCAATTGAATCCAGTGAATGAGCAGCTCAAACAACGAATGGCTGCGCTGTTCGGCGCCGGATACGACTACACCTATCTATATCCCGGCGTACAAAAAGTCGTACAAGCTGCGGGCCGGGTCATTCGAGGTCAGGATGATCGTGGGGTAGTGATGCTGATCGACGACCGTTTCGCCGAGCGCAAGGTGCAAAATTTGCTACCTGCCTGGTGGCAGCTGTAAAACGTTCAAGGCCTGACGGATAGATAGCTTAGCGTAGCGGTCAAACTGCCAGTAAACTGCCGCCTCATAGCTCCCCTGCATCTGTCGGGGTGTTGCACACAGAACTTGTTCTTTTTTGTCTTCTTCCCTCCATGGAGGTTTCGTATGAGTCTCAGTCCATTTGCTGGCAAACCAGCGCCAGCAGAACTCTTGGTTGATCTTCCGCGACTGGTAACGGCCTATTACACCGGCCAACCTGACGCATCGGTTTCCACCCAGCGCGTTTCGTTTGGCACGTCGGGTCACCGTGGCAGTTCTTTTGAGCTGAGCTTCAACGAATGGCATGTTCTGGCCATCAGTCAGGCTATCTGCCTGTACCGTCAGGTCAATGGCATTGACGGTCCGTTGTTCCTCGGCGCAGATACCCATGCCTTGTCGACACCGGCCAGTGTCACCGCGCTGGAAGTACTGGCGGCTAACGGCGTGCAGGTCATGATCGCCGAAAATGACGAATACACACCCACGCCGGCGATTTCCCACGCCATTATTTGCTACAACCGAGGCCGCACTTCCGGCCTGGCCGACGGTATCGTTATCACCCCGTCGCACAACCCGCCGGAAAGTGGTGGCTTTAAATATAACCCGCCCAATGGTGGCCCGGCAGATACCCACATCACCAAATGGATCGAGGCAAAAGCTAACGAGCTGTTGGCTGAGAAGGTGCTGGGCGTCACTCGTATGACCTATGAAAGGGCCTTGCGTGCAGACACCACCCACCGCCATGACTACCTCAATACGTATGTCGCTGACTTGAAAAACGTCATCGACATGGATGCTATTCGCGACGCAAATCTACGTCTGGGCGTTGACCCGCTGGGCGGAGCCGGGGTGCATTACTGGTCGGCGATCGGCGAGCATTACGGTCTGAACCTGGAAGTGGTCAATCAGCACGTCGACCCGACGTTCCGCTTCATGTGCGTGGATTGGGACGGTCGCATTCGGATGGACCCGTCTTCAAACTTCGCCATGCAGGGGTTGATCGGCCTTAAGGATCGCTTTCAAGTCGCATTCGCTTGCGACCCGGATCACGACCGTCACGGCATCGTCACCCCAACGGGTGGGCTGCTGGCACCGAACAATTATCTGGCGGTGTCCATCGATTACCTGTTTCAGAACCGTCCCCATTGGCGTGCCGATGCCGCCATTGGTAAAACCGTGGTCAGCAGCGGCATGATTGATCGCGTGGCCAAACGCCTGGGCCGACGCCTGTATGAAGTGCCAGTGGGCTTCAAATGGTTCGCCGATGGCCTGTTCGATGGCTCCCTGGGTTTTGGGGGCGAAGAAAGTGCTGGCGCCTCATTCCTGCGTCGGGACGGCAGTGTCTGGACCACCGACAAGGACGGCCTGATCCCGGCATTGCTCGCCGCCGAGATCACCGCCCGTAAAGGCCGCGACCCTAGCGAAATCTATCAGGACCTGACCCGGGAACTGGGCGAACCGTTCTCCACTCGCGTGGAAGCCAAGGCTAACCCTGAGCAAAAAGCGCTGCTGAGCAAGTTGTCGCCCGATCAGGTTAAATCCACAGAGTTGGCCGGTGAAACGATCCAGAGCATTCTCAGCCATGCACCAGGCAACGATCAGGCCATTGGCGGCTTGAAGGTCATGACCGAGAACGGCTGGTTCGCAGCACGTCCTTCGGGCACGGAAGACATTTACAAGATCTACGCTGAGAGCTTTATCGGTGAAGACCACCTCAAGCGTCTGGTGGCAGAAGCGCAGGTGTTGGTAGATGCGGCCATCGCACCGAGATGATTGGCAATTTATAAAGGAGGAGAGGGCGAGAGGAGGGTAGATCATGGCTGCCGCGCGGCGTTCTCAACATACGAATCAAAGGTCGATGTTCGAAGCGCGGTATAGACACCCCGGTCTCAAAGCGGCTATCACAACTGAGTAATTTCGAAGAAGTACCCGATTTTTTGACTTCTGGCTTCCCAAACGTAGCGGATGTGTTTGCCCTGCACCGGTATGGATACCGCTGGAGGGCGGAAAGCGG includes:
- the pgm gene encoding phosphoglucomutase (alpha-D-glucose-1,6-bisphosphate-dependent), with amino-acid sequence MSLSPFAGKPAPAELLVDLPRLVTAYYTGQPDASVSTQRVSFGTSGHRGSSFELSFNEWHVLAISQAICLYRQVNGIDGPLFLGADTHALSTPASVTALEVLAANGVQVMIAENDEYTPTPAISHAIICYNRGRTSGLADGIVITPSHNPPESGGFKYNPPNGGPADTHITKWIEAKANELLAEKVLGVTRMTYERALRADTTHRHDYLNTYVADLKNVIDMDAIRDANLRLGVDPLGGAGVHYWSAIGEHYGLNLEVVNQHVDPTFRFMCVDWDGRIRMDPSSNFAMQGLIGLKDRFQVAFACDPDHDRHGIVTPTGGLLAPNNYLAVSIDYLFQNRPHWRADAAIGKTVVSSGMIDRVAKRLGRRLYEVPVGFKWFADGLFDGSLGFGGEESAGASFLRRDGSVWTTDKDGLIPALLAAEITARKGRDPSEIYQDLTRELGEPFSTRVEAKANPEQKALLSKLSPDQVKSTELAGETIQSILSHAPGNDQAIGGLKVMTENGWFAARPSGTEDIYKIYAESFIGEDHLKRLVAEAQVLVDAAIAPR